Genomic window (Campylobacter sp. RM16704):
TTCTGAAGATGCAAAGGATTGAGTAGCTAAACCAATTCCTAAAGCCAAACACGAGTATGTAACAACTTTAGCTAATTTGTGTTTCATAACTTCCCTTTCATGTGAATTATTAACAGATAAAAATACTCTTATTTTCCATCTGTTAACTATTAAATTATAATTATAGATTTATTTCATTAATTTTTGCTTAAAAATTAGTATATTTTTTAATGATTAGTTAATTTAAATTAATAATTTTTATCGGTTTATATAAAAATAAAATATTTTTAAATTCGACTTATAGTACCTACTACTTTTCCTACTATCAAAAAGTCTCCGTTTTGGTAATGCACATCAGCATAACTAAGATTAAACGAATGTAAATAAACTCCACCTTTATTACTTTTAAAAACTTGTTTAATGAATAAACCATCTCTAGTATTTACAGCAAAAACTCCACCTTCTTTAAAATTTTTACTTTTATCAACCAAACATAATGAATCATCTTTGATTTCAGGTTCCATGCTATCACCAATACAAGGGATGATATCACAATCTTTTGAGCCAAAAAAATCACTTAATTTTTCATCAATAACTACTTCAGAAAAACTTATATTATCATTTAAAGCGCCACCACCCATAGAAGCATTAATATCGTAATATTTTAAGATATTGTAGTTTAGATCAAGCGAAGTGGAGTTGTTTTCTAGTGAATTTTCATAAAAAAACGTATTAATGTTGATATTTCTTTCATTTAAAAATTGAAGTATTTGTTTATATGGTATAGAATTTCTAAATTTCATACTATAAAAAGTATCAGATTTTATATTTAATGTTTTTGCTACATCAGAATCTTTGGCATTTTTTATACCTTCTTTTTGGAGTATAAATTTAAGTTTATCAATAATTTCATTCATTTGCATAAAAATCCTTTTTAAATAAAAAGTATTTTAGCAAATTTACTTTTATTTTGCAAGAATTATTTTAAATTAAAAGATATTTAGCTTCCATGAATTTGGAAGCTAAAAAATTATTTATTGATTAAATTTTTAATATATTGATCTACCATATATAAGCCATTGCAATTGTCGCCAATGAGTTTAATTTTATCAACTATACCTCTAAAAAGTGCTTCTTCTTCGTGCTGTTCGCTTACATACCATTGTAAAAAATTAAAAGTTGAATAATCCTTATTTGAAAGCATAAAATCAACAAGATTGTTAATAGAAGCGGTAATACTTTTTTCGTGTTCAAATGTTTTTTCAAAAACATCTAATAATGATTTAAAATCACTATCAGGTTTTTTAACTTCTTTTAATTCTACTTTAGAGTCTGTTTCATTTAAATAAGTGATGAGTTTTCCAGCATGATCACTTTCTTCTCTTGCATGTTCGAACAAAAACGCCCCCGCACCATCAAAACTATGCTCATAGCACCATGAACTCATACTTAAATACAAATTTGCTGCATACATTTCTTTATTAATCTGCTCATTTAATAAAGCCACTACTTCTTTAGAAAGCATTTTTTCTCCTTAATATTGTGATAATTTAACTTTATTATATTAATTTGAATTTAATTAAAATCATATTAATAATAGATTTTTACTATAAAGAATTAATAGTAAAAGAAAAAATGCTACATTTTTTAGGAGTAGATTGAATTTTTAAAGAGCTTTTATGTAAAGTGAGTATTTTTTTTACTAAAAACAATCCTAGTCCAAAAGAATTATTTTGACTAGTATCGATTTTATAAAATTTTTTTGTGATTAGTTTTAAGTATTTTTCCTCTATACCTATACCTTGATCTTGTATAGTAAATTCTTGATTTTTAACTTCAATAAAAATACCTTTTTGGCTATATTTTAGCGCATTGCTAATGAGATTAATAATAACTTGCTCAATGAGAAAAGAATCTGCTTTTATGAAAGTTTGCTCTCCTTGAATTTTAATCCTGCTTTCATTAAAATTTTCAACAATATCTTTACTTAAAGCATATAAATCGAATTTTTCTTTGTTTAAAGATATTGTATTTAAATTAAAAACAAAATTAAGTTTGTGTGTTAGTTGGTTGATTTTTACGCTTTGCTTGTGAATTTTTTCAAGTAAAAATTTTCTCATAGTTTCATTATGTTCTTCTTCTAAAGACTGCAAACTTAAATTTATAACGCTTAAAGGATTTTTTAACTCGTGTGATATAGCACTGATTAAATTTGAAAGCTGAGTGTTTTTCATTTTAATTTTTTTGGCTTGTTTTTTATTTTGTAATTCTTTTTCATAAAATAATTTTTTAATTTTTAATAATCTTAAATTTAAAGAATTTAAATCATAAAAAAAGTTTTTTGTAAAATGAAATTCTGATTGACTTTTTATGTTTTTAATAAATAAAAGTAATTCTTGAAAGTATTTTTTAAAAAAATTAAATATAAAAATATATATTGCAGTTAATATTGCCAAAAAAAGCAAAAAAATCAAAATATTTTTTATCCAAAAATCTTGTATTTTTGCGTTTATTTTTGGATAAACAATGATGATGTATTTATATCCTTCATATTGATACGCCTTATAATAAATTTCTTTATTATTAAAAAATTCATGTGTAAAATCTGTGTTAAATTGATTTTTAAAAAATTCAAAATCATCTAAAGATGAGATGATTTTTTTATCTTTTTCTATGATGAAATCTGCTCTTGTTTGTTGGGAAAAATCTTTAATGTTATTTACATTAAGTGTTTTTATAATATTAAATTTTAATGTATCGTTTAAGGTTTTTAATTTTTGCTCATAAGTGCTTTTTATGGTGTTATTTATATATTGCTCATTAACAAAATAAAATAACCCTATAAAAAATATACAAAAATATATAAAAAATAAAGCAAAAAAATTTCTGATTTTTAACACAATTTATAACCCACTGAGCGCACTGAAATGATATTTTCCTTAATTTGTGGAATTTTTTGTTTTAATCTTAAAATAGCTGTATTGATTGTCTTATCGCTTGTTGCATCATTTTTCCATACTTGTTCGCTTAAAAACTGACGACTTAGAAGTTGATTTTTGTGATTAAAAAAACACTTGAGTAGTTCTACATCTAGGGTTGATAAATTTTCAAATGTATTTGCTTGATGGATTAATTTTCTTTCTTCTATATATAAAGTAAAATCTTGATAAGAAATTTGTTCTTTTTGGGTTTTATTTCTTTTGGTTGCGACTTTAATTCTAAATAAAAGCTCATTAAAATTAAAAGGTTTGCATATATAATCATCACAACCTTGCTCAAAACCTTCTAAAATATCTTTTTGTAAAGTCTTTGCACTAAGAAAAATCACAGGCTCTATATAACCTTTTTTTCTTAATTGTTTTATCATCTCTACACTATCGCCACTTGGTAAATTTCTATCCATGATGATTAAATCTATTTCGTTTGTATCTAGAAAGGTTTCTAAGTCAAAAAAATCAAAATAACTATAAATTTTTATATTTTCTTGACTAAGTCTTAGTGTGATTAATTCGTTTAAGTCTTTATCATCTTCTATCAAAATAACATTTAACATACAAAAATTATATCAAAAAATACATGTATCCAAAATGTTTCCAAGTTTTTTTAAATTTTCATTACTTTTTTAAAACAAGGAGAAAAAATGAAAAAACTTTTGGCTTTAAGTGTGGCTACTTTTGTTAGTTTAAACGCAGCAGAATTAAAAATAGCTGGTTCATCTACTGTCTATCCTTTTACTTCTTTTGTTGCTGAAGAGTATGCTTCTATAAAAAATACAAAAACACCTATAGTTGAAAGTCTTGGTACAGGTGGTGGTTTTAAAGTTTTTTGCGAGGGTGTTACTGATATTTCTAATGCTTCAAGAGCAATTAAGCCAAGTGAATTTGAAACTTGTAAAAAATCAGGCGTGAGTGATATAGTCGGGATTATGATAGGTTATGATGGCATAGTTTTAGCTCAAAATAAAATCAATGCCCCGTTAAATATAAGCTTGCATGAGTTATTTTTAGCTTTGGCTAAAGAAATTCCACAAGATGGAAAATTAATCCCAAATCCTTACACAAATTGGCAACAAATCAATAAAAATCTACCAAATAGAAAAATTACAATCTATGGTCCTCCATCAAGTTCAGGAACAAGAGATAGTATAGAAGAGCTTGTGATGGTAGATATTTCTAAAAAAATTCCTGAATACAAAGGTGTATATAAAACTATACGCCAAGATGGAGCATTTATACCAAGTGGAGAAAATGATAATTTAATTGTTTCAAAACTTTCTGTTGATAAAGAAGCTTTTGGGCTTTTTGGATACGGATTTTTAGCTAGTAATGATGATAAGATTAATGCTGCTTACATTGATGGTGTAAAGGCTGATGAAAAAAATATTTCCGAAGGAAAATATAAACTAGCTCGTTCTTTGTTTATATATATGAATGCTAAGAAAAATCCAGAAGTATTTGAATTTGCAAAAATTTATATGAGCGATGATTTAGCCAAAAGTGGAGCAGAATTAGAAAAAATAGGATTAGTTTCTTTGGATGAAAAAACTTTAAAACAAACCCAAAAACATATAGAAGAAAAAGGTTTATTAACTGATGAGCTTGTTAAAGCAGGAAAAGTTTTTTAATTTTTAGGATGAAAAATTGATAAAAGAAAAACTAATAAAATTAACGCTTTTTCTTTGTGCTTTTGTTAGTGTAGTAGTAAGCTTTGCTATTATGCTAACCATTTTAATTGAGGCTTTAAAATTTTTTCAAAAAGAAAGCGTATTTACTTTTTTGTTTTCAAGTCAGTGGGCAGCAGATGCTGCGTTTGTAGGTGCTGATGGAAGTAGCAAGCATGGGATTTTTGGTGCTTTGAGTTTATTTTGGGGAACTTTTTATATATCTTTAATAGCTATGCTTACTGCTTTACCTTTAGGTGTAATGTGTGCTATTTATCTTGGAGTATTTGCGGGTAAAAAATCTAAAAACTATTTAAAGCCTATTTTAGAAATCATAGCAGGAATTCCTACTGTAGTTTTTGGGTTTTTTGCAGCCATAGTTGTAGCTCCTTTTATAGTATGGTTTTTCTCTCTTTTTAGTATCAAAGCTAGTTTTCAAAGTGCCCTAGGTGCAGGTTTTATCATGGGTATTATGATAGTTCCTATAGTGGCTTCTTTGTCGCAAGATTGCATTGAAGCTGTAAGTTTAAAAAGGATAAATGGGGCTTATGCTTTAGGTATGACTAAAAAAGAAGTCGTTTTTGCAGTGATTTTACCAGAAGCAATGCCAGGTATAGTTGCAGCTTGTCTTTTAGGACTTTCAAGAGCTTTAGGCGAAACGATGATAGTTGTTATGGCCGCCTCGTTGCGTCCAAATTTAACAATGAATTTTTTAGAAGATATGACAACAGTGACAGTAAAAATAGTAGAAGCATTAAGTGGTGATCAAGCTTTTGATAGCTCTTTGGCTTTAAGTGCATTTTCTTTAGGTCTTGTGCTTTTTATCATTACATTAATCATTAATATTTTTAGTGTTTATTTAATAAATCGCTTCCATAAAAGGAAAAATTTATGAAAAAACTTTTTAAACAAAGAAAAAAAGCTTCAAAAAATTTCAAAAGATTCTGTAAAATAGGGCTTTATATAAACCTTATTTTTCTTTGTATTTTTTTATCAAGTGTAGGGTATCTTGGGATAGGAGCTTTTAAGCAAACTTACATTTATGCTTATGCTGATAGAAATAGCCCTTCATATGAGCTTTTATCACGTGCTGAACAAAGGAAAATAAGAACGGGTCAAATCAAAGAAAAAACTTGGCTTTTAGCAAATTCTGAAGTTGATCAATATATGAAAAAAAACTACAATAAATTAAGTGATGAGCAAAAAAAATTAGTTGATGAATTAGTTCAAAAGCAAGAAATCAAACTGAGTTTTAACACTAATTTTTTCCTTAATGGAGACTCTAAATCACCTGAAAATTCAGGAATCTTTGCTTCTGTGGTTGGAACTTTGCTTGTAATGTTAGTATGTATGGCTGTGAGTATCCCAATAGGAGTTGGAGCAGCTATTTATTTAGAAGAATTTGCTCCGCAAAATGTATTTACTCATTTTATAGAAGTTTGTATAAATAATTTAGCTAGCATTCCTAGTATTTTATTTGGACTTTTAGGTCTTGGAGTGTTTATTAATCTTTTTGGCATGCCTCGTTCTAGTGCTTTAGTCGGGGGATTGACTTTAGCTATTATGAGTTTGCCTATTATTATCGTTTCAACTAAAGCTGCTTTAAAAAGTGTTGATGTAAATATGAAAAATGCTGCATATGCTTTAGGTATGACTAAAATTCAAATGATAAAAGGTATTATGCTACCTTTGGCAATGCCTATGATTTTAACAGGTTCTATTTTAACTTTAGCAGGGGCTATTGGCGAAACTGCACCTTTGATGATTATAGGTATGATAGCTTTTATACCTGATGTAGCAAATAGTATTTTTGCACCAACAAGTGTTTTACCAGCTCAAATTTTTTCATGGTCAGCTATGCCAGAGCGTGCATTTTTAGAAAGAACAGCAGCTGGGATTATAGTGCTTTTATCTCTTTTGGTGATTTTAAATTTAGCAGCAATACTTTTAAGAAGATATTTTCAAGGAAAATTAAAATGATAGCAAAAACAACAAATTTAAATTTATTTTATGGTAAAAAACAGGCTTTGTTTGATATTAACATGGAAGTACAAAAAAATAAAATAACAGCTTTAATAGGTGCTTCAGGTTGTGGAAAATCCACATTTTTGCGTTGTTTTAATAGAATGAATGACAAAATAGCAAAAATCGATGGTCTTGTTGAGATTGATGGAAAAGATGTTAAAAATCAAGATTTAGTTGTGCTTAGAAAAAAAGTTGGAATGGTATTTCAACAACCTAATGTTTTTGTGAAAAGCACTTATGATAATATTTCTTATGCTCCTAAACTCCATGGGATGATTAAAAATAAAGATGAAGAAGATGCTTTAGTGGAAGATTGTCTTAAAAAAGTAGGTCTTTTTGAGGAGGTAAAAGATAAACTAAAACAAAATGCTCTAGCACTTTCAGGTGGTCAGCAACAACGCCTTTGTATAGCAAGAGCCTTAGCTATAAAACCAAAATTATTACTTTTAGATGAACCTACTTCAGCACTTGATCCTATATCTTCAAGTGTTATAGAAGAACTTATCAAAGAGTTAAGTTATAATCTTTCTATGATCATGGTAACACATAATATGCAACAAGGCAAACGCGTGGCTGATTATACTGCATTTTTTCATTTAGGAGAGCTTATAGAATTTGGAGAAAGCAAGGAATTTTTTGAAGATCCAAAAGAAGAAAAAACCAAGACTTATTTAAGCGGAGCATTTGGGTAATCTGTAACTTTAAAGAAATTTTGATGATATAATATTGTTAAAATTTCAAAAGGCTTAAAATGCTTATTAATAAAACATATTTTATAGATTCTTGTGATGATATAGAGTTGAATATAAAAAGAGAAAGTAAATTAGAATATAAAATTACTTACGATGATAGTAAACAAATGAAAGCTGTAGTTTGTATTATTCCTGGATTTGGAGAAGATACAAATAGTGATTACAAAAGACATTTAGCTGAAATTATTTGTAGTAGTTTTGATGTGCTTGTGCTTAATGTTGAATATCATTGTATAGGAGCGAGATTAAATAATGGTGCAAAAATAACATTTGATAATATAGATAAATTTATATTAGAGCATTCATGTAAAGCATTTGGTATAAATTGGAAAGATTTTTCTTATGATGATTTAAAATATATAGATCAACAAATGGTTGAACTAAAATCAATAAATAAAAATATTTATAGTCAGAGTAAAATTCGGCTTAGTGGTAGTTTTGAGCCAACCAAAAACGAGTATCAAAATTTTGGTATTATGCAAGCAACGGATATATCTAATGCTATATTACATGTAGAAAAAAATATGGGGGGGGGCATACCAGTAATTTTAGTCGGTAGCTCTCATGGGGGATATTTAGCAAATTTATGTGCTAAAATATGCCCTTGGATTATAGATGGTATAATAGATAATTCTTCTTATGCTTTAACACCTCTTGCGTATTTGGGTTTTGCTAAAGAAATTGATTATACTAGATATTATGAATTTTATATAAAATATTCAGAAAATATTGATTTATTTTTGTTTACTAAAAGTTTTTGGACATCTAATCAATATTCTCCTTACTATTTTTCCAATGCAAGAAAAAGTATTAGGGATATTTTAAATTATGATCATTTAAAACTTCAATCAAGTTATGGAAAAATTCCTTATATTAGTTATCATAGCGTCTATGATACAATAGCTCCTTATAAAGATAAGGAGAAATTATATGAAATTTTAAATAAACTAGGATTTGATGTTTTTTTATATGAAATTAATTGCGAAAAACAAATAGATGGTAGATTGATTAAAAATTTAGATCACGGACTAGGAATGTCTATAAAAACTTTAATCAAAAAACATTTACCCCAAATTTTACAAAAACCTTTAAAAGATAAAACTTGTAAAAAAGAAATCTCATATAAATGTGATGATTTAGTTTATACTTTTAAAGAGAAAAACAATCAAATTATTTTAAATATTATAAAATTAAATTAGTGTTATTTATTTTTTAAAAAGTCATTTTTAAGTAAAATTATTCTTTATTTCAAAATTATTATTAAAAAAGAGTATTTATGGCAAGTAAGCAACTTTCACTCAAGCATCTTAGTATGCCTATACTACTTGAAATGTTTTTAAGATATTTTTCTTTGATTATTAATACTGTGATGGTTTCACAATATTCTAACTTTTTAGTTGGAGCTATGGGTGCAGGTAACCAAGTAGCAGATTTATTTATCATCATTTTTAGTTTTTTAAGTGTGGGTTGTAGTGTGGTAATAGCACAAGCTTTGGGAGCTAAAAACCATACTTTAGCTAGAAAAGTGATTCATCAAAGTTTATTTTTGAATGGCTTGATTGGACTTGTGTGTGGAAGTTTGATTTTGTGGCATGGAGAGCTTTTGCTTTATCTTTTACAAATTCCAAATGAACTTTTAAAAGATAGTGAAATTTACTTACATATGCTTGGAATTTGTTTGTTTTTTGATGCTATGGGTATAGTTTTAGCGGCAATTATTAGGGTGTATAATATGGCTTATTGGGTTATGTTTACAACCTTGTTGATGAATATTGTGATATTTATAGGTAATTTTTATGTATTACATTTTACTAAGCTAGAGCTTTTTGGAGTAGGGCTTAGTAATATACTTGGGCGTTTAGTAGCCTTTAGTATGCTTGTTGCTATACTTAGCTTTAAACTTAAAATTCGTCTAAAATTTAAAGAGATGATAAGCCTTGAAAAAGCAGTGCTTAAAAAGATTTTAAATATAGGTGGATTTGCTGCTGGGGAGAATTTAATATGGTTTGTTCAATACACCATAGCCTTTGCTTTTGTAGCAAGTTTAGGTAAAGAAAATTTAAGCGTTCAAACGATTTATTTTCAAATTTCTTTGCTTATCATGCTAGTAGGACAAGCCATAAGTGTAGCAAATGAAATCATCATAGGTAAATTAGTCGGTGCAAAATACTTAAATGTAGCCTACAAACACACTTGGATAGCTTTGTATTTTAGCGTGGTGGTAAGTGCTTTTGTAGCTTTACTAAATTTTGTTTTACAAGATTTTACTATGGGTGTGGTAAAGCTTGAAGAGAGTTTAAAAGATCTTATGATACCACTTTTTACTCTTTCGATTTTTTTAGAAATTTCAAGAACCTTTAATATAGTTATGGTGAATTCTCTAAGAGCAAGTGGCGATGCAAGGTTTCCCTTCTTTAGTGGAGTGGTATTTATGCTTGGAGTTTCTTTGCCTGTAGGTTATGTGCTTTGTTTTTATGCTGGACTTGGAATTTTAGGAGTATGGATAGGATTTTGTATGGATGAGTTTTTACGTGGTATTGTAAATTCATATAGATGGAAAAGTAAAAAATGGCAAGGCAAAGTGTTAGTATAAAAGGAATTTTAGAATTTAAAGAATTTCGTTTTGCTTTTGAAAAGAAAAAACTTAAATATCTAAGACTTAGAATAGATAGAGATTTAAATTTCAAGCTTAGCATACCGCTATATTATGAGCAAAGAGATGTTTTAAGATTTTTAGAAAAAAATGAAAGTTGGATTAGAGCTAAAGAAAAAGAAATTTCTACAAAGCGAGTGGTTTTAGCAAGTGATGAGTTGTATTTTTTAGGTAAAAAATATCATTTAATATTAGATGAAAATCGCAATAAAGTTTTTATAAAAAAAGATAAGATTTATGCAAAAGATCAAAATGCTTTAGAAAATTTTTTAAAACATAGTGCTAGGGTGGTTTTTGATTTTTTCATTCGCAAATGGCAATTTGCCTTTGAAAAAAAAGTGCAAAGAATTTGTATTAAAAAAATGACTTCAAGATGGGGTTCTTGTAATCATCACAAAGCATATATAAATTTAAATTTAAAACTTATGCAAAAACCCGTCAAAACCATAGAATGTGTAATTTTACATGAATTAACTCATTTAATTTATCCACACCATCAAAAAGATTTTTATATTTTTTTGCACACTTTAATGCCTGATTATAGTGAAAGAGAATTAAGTCTTAAAAATTTATCTATATAACAAAAATTTATTTTTATTTAAAAAAATATTTATTAAAATTAATAGTTTTTAAATTTCTTTTAAAGGAGAAAACATGAAAAGAAGAAACATGTTAAAAATAGGTGCTCTTGGCTTAGCTGCTATGCTTTTTAGCGGAATTGCTCTAAATGCAAAATCAAATGATGTGATTAATTTTCCAAAAGATAAACAAAAAGCATTATTACTTTCAAGCTCTGGATATAAAGATACAGGTTATTTAAACCATGCATTACCTTGGCTTAAAGATTTTGTTGAAAAAAATAATCTTAAAGGTAAAAAAGTTGCTTTTATTCCTTATGCAGGTGTTAGAAAAACTTATGAGCAATACGAAGCTCAAGTTGCTAAAGCTTTAGAAAGTTTAGGACTTCAAATAGTGAGTGTTCATAGAGGTAATGCAGCTGATATAGTAAAAAGTGCTGATGCGATTTTTGTAGGCGGTGGAAATACTTTTGAACTAGTTAATCAACTATATAACAATAACCTTGTGGAATTGATTGCAAAAAGAGTAAGTGAAGGAACTCCATATGTTGGATGGTCAGCAGGCTCAAATGTAGCGGGAGCAACTATGATGACAACTAATGATATGCCTATAGTTGAACCAAAATCATTTAATACTTTCAACATCTTCCCTCATCAAATTAACCCACATTTTATCTCAGGTAAACCAGTAGGTCATAATGGTGAAAGCCGTGAGGAAAGATTAGAAGAATTTTTAATTGTAAACCCTAAAACCATTGTTTATGCTTTACCAGAAGGTGTGGCTTTATTAATTAATGGTAAGAAAGCAAAAGTTTTAGGTATGGACAAAAATGCACCTCTTTTAAAACTTGAAAACAAAAAAGAAATTCAAAAAATTTCAATTGGCTCTGAAATTAACTACTAAAAATTAAAAAGCTATCTATGTTTTAGATAGCTTTTTAAGCTTTCCTTAGAATTAAAATTGTTATATTTATATTTTTAAATTTTTTTTTAAGGTTTTAACTTGCTTTTAGAAATTACTTTTGATTACAAATCTAAAAATGATATTTTTGAGTATTTGTTGCATTATTATGCTAAAAATTATATATATGATTACAAGCAAAGTGATGAAAAAATTATTGTTAAACTTAAAGGCGAAAAAGATGAAATTCAAGCATTTTGTGCAAATTTAGAAAA
Coding sequences:
- the pepE gene encoding dipeptidase PepE, with amino-acid sequence MKRRNMLKIGALGLAAMLFSGIALNAKSNDVINFPKDKQKALLLSSSGYKDTGYLNHALPWLKDFVEKNNLKGKKVAFIPYAGVRKTYEQYEAQVAKALESLGLQIVSVHRGNAADIVKSADAIFVGGGNTFELVNQLYNNNLVELIAKRVSEGTPYVGWSAGSNVAGATMMTTNDMPIVEPKSFNTFNIFPHQINPHFISGKPVGHNGESREERLEEFLIVNPKTIVYALPEGVALLINGKKAKVLGMDKNAPLLKLENKKEIQKISIGSEINY